One genomic region from Fictibacillus marinisediminis encodes:
- the rsmA gene encoding 16S rRNA (adenine(1518)-N(6)/adenine(1519)-N(6))-dimethyltransferase RsmA — MKDISNPQSTKAILKKHGFTFKKSLGQNFLIDRNILNNIVAQADLTEESGAIEIGPGIGALTEHIARQAKKVVAFEIDQRLLPILSETLEPYPHVKVIHSDILEADVSQVIRQEFEGIEDIMVVANLPYYVTTPIIMKLLTEKLPIRGIVCMIQKEVADRLAAKPGTKDYNSLSIAVQYYAEAETVLKVPKTVFVPAPNVDSAVIRLTLRKEPPVQVKDETFFFEVIRSSFGQRRKTLWNNLLNNLPLKEKREELQEVFDEIQIDPKRRGETLTIEEFAKLADALAPLLK, encoded by the coding sequence ATGAAGGATATCTCAAATCCGCAAAGTACAAAGGCCATACTGAAGAAACATGGTTTCACATTTAAAAAAAGTCTCGGTCAGAACTTTTTGATTGACCGTAATATACTGAACAATATCGTCGCCCAGGCTGATTTAACAGAGGAATCCGGGGCTATAGAAATCGGGCCGGGAATTGGTGCGTTGACAGAGCATATCGCTCGCCAGGCAAAAAAGGTCGTTGCTTTTGAGATTGACCAGCGGCTGCTTCCCATCTTAAGCGAGACCCTGGAGCCTTATCCTCATGTGAAAGTTATTCATTCTGATATTCTTGAGGCCGATGTTTCTCAAGTGATCAGACAAGAGTTTGAAGGGATAGAGGATATTATGGTTGTGGCAAACCTTCCTTATTATGTGACCACACCAATCATTATGAAGCTCTTAACGGAAAAGCTTCCGATCCGGGGAATCGTCTGTATGATCCAAAAGGAGGTAGCGGACAGGCTTGCGGCTAAACCGGGAACGAAGGATTACAATTCCTTGTCGATTGCTGTACAGTACTATGCGGAAGCAGAAACGGTTCTGAAAGTGCCTAAAACGGTTTTTGTGCCGGCGCCTAACGTGGACTCTGCCGTTATCAGGCTGACCCTGAGAAAAGAGCCGCCTGTTCAAGTGAAGGATGAAACCTTCTTCTTTGAAGTGATTCGTTCCTCTTTTGGCCAAAGAAGAAAAACACTTTGGAACAACTTGCTGAATAACCTTCCATTAAAAGAGAAGAGAGAAGAGCTCCAAGAAGTTTTTGATGAAATTCAGATCGATCCAAAACGAAGAGGCGAGACCCTGACCATCGAAGAATTTGCAAAACTTGCAGACGCTTTAGCTCCCCTTCTAAAATGA
- the yabG gene encoding sporulation peptidase YabG — protein sequence MKLEIGSVVGRTSYKCDLLFRIVGFNEDKTVADLAGEEMRLLADAPVADLVTMSPQQQHERRQAGQEKEESSYKLFRQDYYLLRQKREYLSTNGYEYDQSYFELPGRVLHVDGDPLYLSKCLELYKRLGVPVYGIHLKETEMPEKVPALVDEVRPDILVITGHDAYMKSKGSIDDIQAYRHTKFFVRTVKEIRRKNPQLDHLMIFAGACQSHFESLIKAGSNFASSPARINIHALDPVYIVSKISLTSFMEHVNVMDVLRNTLTGREGLGGVETKGFLRTGMPIKSQTYIQ from the coding sequence ATGAAACTTGAAATCGGATCAGTGGTTGGCAGGACGTCATATAAATGTGATCTATTGTTTCGTATTGTAGGGTTCAATGAAGATAAAACAGTGGCAGATCTTGCCGGTGAAGAGATGAGGCTGCTTGCCGATGCCCCGGTTGCTGATCTTGTAACCATGTCTCCGCAGCAGCAGCACGAAAGACGGCAGGCGGGGCAGGAAAAGGAAGAGTCCTCCTATAAACTGTTCAGGCAGGATTACTACCTGCTCAGGCAGAAGAGAGAATACCTTTCAACAAACGGCTATGAATATGACCAATCGTATTTCGAGCTGCCCGGCCGGGTTCTTCACGTAGATGGTGATCCCCTCTATTTAAGCAAATGCCTTGAGCTCTATAAGCGGCTTGGTGTTCCTGTATATGGCATCCATCTGAAGGAAACAGAAATGCCTGAAAAAGTTCCCGCCCTTGTCGATGAAGTGCGGCCGGATATCCTGGTCATCACCGGGCATGACGCCTACATGAAGAGCAAAGGATCAATTGATGATATTCAGGCGTATCGGCACACTAAATTCTTTGTAAGAACCGTAAAAGAAATTCGGAGGAAAAATCCTCAGCTTGATCATTTAATGATTTTTGCAGGAGCATGCCAATCTCATTTTGAGTCATTGATAAAAGCGGGCAGCAATTTTGCCAGCTCACCGGCTAGGATCAACATCCACGCCCTGGACCCTGTTTATATCGTATCCAAGATCAGCCTGACTTCCTTTATGGAACATGTGAATGTGATGGACGTCCTGCGGAACACGCTCACGGGCCGGGAAGGATTGGGCGGAGTCGAAACAAAAGGGTTCTTGCGGACTGGCATGCCGATTAAATCACAAACCTACATCCAATAA
- the purR gene encoding pur operon repressor, translated as MKLKRSGRMVDLTTYLLQHPHQLIPLSYFVERYQSAKSSISEDLAIIKENFEYQGIGSIITVAGAAGGVKYIPSVSEAEAKEIIEELTGMLEDPDRLLPGGYLYLTDIIGNPNLVNQVGRLFSSVFSHQKIDAVMTVATKGIPLAYAVASQLNVPVVIVRSNSRVTEGSTVSINYVSGSTKRIQTMALARRSIKKDANVLIIDDFMKAGGTIRGMISLIKEFQAEVAGIGVLVEAQDGAERLVDDYVSLTRLASVNEKEQRIEVEEGNYFIQKEKR; from the coding sequence ATGAAGTTAAAACGAAGCGGAAGAATGGTTGACTTAACCACATACCTATTGCAGCATCCACATCAGTTGATTCCATTATCATACTTTGTGGAGAGGTATCAGTCTGCCAAATCATCCATCAGCGAAGACTTGGCCATCATTAAAGAAAATTTTGAATACCAAGGGATTGGCTCTATCATTACGGTGGCTGGCGCAGCCGGCGGCGTAAAGTATATTCCTTCTGTTTCTGAAGCGGAAGCAAAAGAAATCATTGAAGAACTGACCGGGATGCTTGAAGATCCTGACCGGCTGCTTCCCGGCGGTTACCTTTACTTAACGGACATCATTGGAAATCCTAATCTGGTCAACCAGGTGGGGCGGCTTTTTTCCTCCGTTTTTTCGCATCAAAAAATTGATGCCGTCATGACCGTGGCAACGAAGGGAATACCTTTGGCGTATGCAGTGGCCTCGCAGTTGAATGTTCCTGTCGTAATCGTACGCAGCAACAGCAGAGTGACGGAAGGATCTACTGTCAGTATCAACTATGTATCGGGATCAACGAAACGCATTCAAACGATGGCGCTGGCGAGAAGAAGTATCAAGAAGGATGCCAACGTACTCATTATTGATGACTTCATGAAGGCTGGCGGCACAATCCGCGGCATGATCAGCCTGATCAAAGAGTTCCAGGCGGAAGTGGCTGGAATCGGTGTGCTCGTTGAGGCACAGGATGGAGCAGAGAGGCTCGTCGATGATTATGTGTCATTAACCCGGCTGGCCAGTGTGAATGAAAAGGAACAGAGGATAGAGGTTGAGGAAGGAAATTACTTCATTCAAAAGGAGAAGAGATAA
- a CDS encoding RidA family protein — translation MNKVQTAKAPAAIGPYVQGMVVNNLFYSSGQIPLTAEGTLVEGDIAAQTHQVFKNLQAVLEEANSSFEQVVKTTVFIKNMDDFGTINEVYGEYFSEHKPARSCVEVARLPKDVQIEIEVIALVKA, via the coding sequence ATGAACAAGGTACAGACTGCAAAAGCACCTGCAGCTATCGGCCCGTATGTACAGGGGATGGTTGTTAATAATCTTTTTTACAGTTCAGGCCAGATTCCTCTTACTGCAGAAGGCACCTTGGTGGAAGGCGATATTGCTGCGCAAACCCATCAGGTCTTTAAAAACCTTCAGGCTGTTTTGGAGGAAGCGAACTCTTCATTCGAGCAAGTGGTAAAAACGACTGTCTTTATCAAGAATATGGATGATTTTGGAACCATTAATGAAGTATACGGAGAGTATTTCTCTGAACACAAGCCTGCCCGTTCTTGTGTGGAAGTTGCCCGCCTGCCAAAGGATGTGCAAATTGAAATTGAAGTCATTGCCTTAGTCAAAGCGTAA
- a CDS encoding G5 and 3D domain-containing protein, producing the protein MNRSKSKLFYDFFTKKLVMAAAAIIVLAVTTGFVSYETSKTDVMIMVDGKEKSFSSHAENVRDALSDYGISVNRHDEVEPGLNEPLKNGMKIEYTPAHKINFTQDGEKQSVWSTASTVKEFLGERNISVNQHDKLKPGLATPLKTQQHINLQQAVSVDLVVGGKEKQVWTTSTTVADLLKQNKVKLGDLDRVEPAKETKLNNDMKVNIIRVEKVTDVVEEDTPFATVTRKDGKLAKGKEKVVEPGSKGRVSKKYEVVLENGKEVSRKLKSKKTLEDSSDKVIAEGTKPKPVTVSRGKSAPSGGKELYVTSTAYTASCAGCSGKTRTGLNLHANPKAKVIAVDPKVIPLGSKVYVEGYGYAIASDTGGAINGNRIDVFFSSQSEAVKWGRKTVRVKIIK; encoded by the coding sequence ATGAACAGGAGCAAGAGTAAGCTTTTTTATGATTTCTTCACGAAAAAGCTCGTAATGGCTGCTGCCGCGATCATCGTTCTGGCTGTAACAACAGGTTTCGTAAGCTATGAAACTTCGAAAACCGACGTTATGATCATGGTTGATGGGAAAGAGAAATCGTTTAGTTCACACGCAGAAAATGTTAGGGATGCACTTTCTGACTACGGTATATCGGTTAATCGCCATGATGAGGTGGAACCAGGATTAAACGAGCCGCTTAAAAACGGCATGAAGATTGAGTATACACCTGCACATAAAATTAACTTTACGCAGGATGGAGAAAAACAATCGGTTTGGTCAACAGCCAGCACTGTTAAAGAATTTTTAGGCGAACGCAATATCAGCGTGAACCAGCATGATAAACTTAAACCTGGTCTAGCAACGCCGCTCAAAACTCAGCAGCACATAAACCTTCAGCAAGCTGTCTCAGTTGACCTTGTTGTAGGCGGAAAAGAAAAGCAAGTTTGGACCACTTCGACTACGGTCGCTGACCTTTTAAAACAAAACAAAGTGAAACTAGGGGATCTTGACCGGGTAGAGCCCGCTAAAGAGACGAAGTTAAACAACGACATGAAGGTTAATATCATCAGAGTAGAAAAGGTCACCGATGTAGTGGAAGAAGATACGCCGTTTGCTACCGTCACCCGTAAAGACGGAAAACTGGCAAAAGGAAAAGAGAAAGTGGTAGAACCGGGCTCCAAAGGCCGGGTATCGAAAAAGTATGAGGTCGTACTTGAAAACGGGAAAGAGGTTTCCCGAAAATTAAAAAGTAAAAAAACATTGGAAGATAGTTCAGATAAGGTAATAGCCGAAGGCACAAAGCCGAAACCTGTTACGGTTTCGCGCGGAAAGAGTGCTCCTTCCGGAGGCAAGGAACTTTATGTTACAAGTACCGCTTACACTGCGAGCTGCGCCGGATGTTCGGGCAAGACGAGGACAGGCCTGAACCTTCACGCCAATCCTAAAGCGAAAGTCATCGCGGTAGACCCAAAAGTCATTCCGCTTGGGAGCAAAGTGTATGTAGAAGGCTATGGCTATGCTATCGCTTCTGATACAGGCGGTGCCATCAATGGCAATCGCATCGATGTTTTCTTCTCCTCTCAGTCAGAGGCTGTCAAATGGGGAAGAAAAACGGTAAGAGTTAAAATTATTAAATAA
- a CDS encoding small, acid-soluble spore protein, alpha/beta type, giving the protein MSRRRGMMSEHFKMELAKDLGFYDTVQKEGWGGIKSKDAGNMVKRAIEMAQQNLSRQQ; this is encoded by the coding sequence ATGAGCCGTAGACGTGGAATGATGTCTGAACATTTCAAGATGGAGCTTGCAAAAGACCTTGGGTTTTATGATACGGTCCAAAAGGAAGGCTGGGGCGGCATTAAGTCCAAGGACGCAGGCAATATGGTAAAGCGCGCGATAGAAATGGCGCAGCAGAACCTGTCCCGACAGCAATAA
- the rnmV gene encoding ribonuclease M5: MKIKEIIVVEGKSDTIVIQNAVNADTIETNGSEISDETIEQIRLAQEKRGVIVFTDPDYPGERIRKIISNKIPGCKHAFLPKKEAMARNKKGIGVEHASKDSIREALRHVKEEYIEETEKISWNDLVSAGLVGGQQAKARREKLGKSLKIGYMNGKQLHKRLMMFQITEQQFADAMKEILQEEQER, translated from the coding sequence ATGAAAATTAAAGAAATAATTGTGGTTGAAGGCAAAAGTGATACCATCGTGATACAGAATGCGGTCAATGCGGACACCATTGAAACAAACGGTTCAGAAATAAGTGATGAAACGATAGAACAGATCAGGCTTGCTCAGGAAAAAAGAGGGGTTATCGTGTTTACAGATCCTGATTATCCGGGGGAGCGCATCCGGAAAATCATTTCAAACAAGATACCCGGTTGCAAGCATGCATTTCTTCCCAAAAAGGAAGCGATGGCAAGAAATAAAAAAGGCATTGGAGTGGAGCATGCCTCAAAGGATTCAATAAGAGAAGCACTGCGTCATGTAAAAGAAGAATATATAGAAGAAACAGAAAAAATTTCATGGAACGATCTTGTATCAGCAGGGCTAGTCGGCGGACAGCAGGCAAAGGCCAGAAGAGAAAAGCTTGGAAAGAGCTTAAAGATCGGATATATGAACGGAAAGCAGCTGCACAAGCGCTTGATGATGTTTCAGATTACTGAACAGCAATTTGCTGATGCCATGAAGGAAATTTTACAGGAGGAACAGGAAAGATGA
- the veg gene encoding biofilm formation stimulator Veg: MGKTIVDIRRILESNVGKRLSLRANGGRRKTIERLGTLEETYPAVFIIKLDQDTNAFERVSYSYADVLTETVELTFLEESQVVSGQ, encoded by the coding sequence ATGGGTAAAACAATTGTGGACATTAGACGAATTTTAGAGTCTAACGTGGGTAAAAGACTTTCTCTAAGAGCCAACGGAGGTCGTCGCAAAACGATTGAACGACTTGGTACCTTAGAAGAAACATACCCTGCCGTATTCATTATTAAACTGGATCAGGACACCAACGCTTTTGAACGTGTTTCTTACAGCTACGCTGACGTATTAACGGAAACCGTTGAACTAACTTTCTTAGAAGAATCCCAGGTGGTTAGCGGGCAGTAA
- the metG gene encoding methionine--tRNA ligase, whose protein sequence is MGEKTFYITTPIYYPSGKLHIGHAYTTVAGDALARYKRLKGYEVMYLTGTDEHGQKIQQKAEENGVTPQHYVDDIVTGIKDLWQKLDISYDDFIRTTEDRHKEGVEKIFKRLLDQGDIYLGEYEGWYCTPCESFFTETQLVDGKCPDCGREVKRVKEESYFFNMSKYADRLLQFYEENPEFIQPESRKNEMINNFIKPGLEDLAVSRTSFDWGVKVPGNPKHVIYVWIDALSNYITALGYGSENDEKYKKFWPANVHLVGKEIVRFHTIYWPIMLMALDLPLPKKVFAHGWLLMKDGKMSKSKGNVVDPVTLIDRYGLDALRYYLLREVPFGSDGVFTPESFVDRVNHDLANDLGNLVNRTVAMINKYFDGAIPVYEGNVTDFDQTLVDFVQNTVKKAEESLENMEFSVALSSIWQLISRTNKYIDETQPWILAKNEEDKKALAAVMYHLAESIRIVSVLIQPFLTNAPAKIWGQLGIQEGELTDWNTVYEFGKLPEGTKVQKGNPIFPRLETEEEVSYIQQSMGGAPAAEQEEKAPEAIVEKEETAEISIDDFMKVDLRVAQVIEAEPVKKADKLLKLQLDLGYEKRQVVSGIAKYYRPEDLVGQKVICVTNLKPVKLRGELSEGMILAGSAGDQLTLATVDQSLPNGSKIK, encoded by the coding sequence ATGGGAGAAAAAACATTTTATATTACAACACCAATATATTATCCAAGCGGAAAACTCCATATCGGCCACGCGTACACAACAGTAGCGGGCGATGCCTTGGCAAGATATAAACGCTTAAAAGGCTATGAAGTTATGTATTTGACTGGAACAGATGAGCACGGCCAAAAAATTCAGCAGAAGGCGGAAGAGAACGGAGTAACTCCGCAGCACTATGTAGATGATATCGTGACGGGGATCAAAGACCTTTGGCAGAAACTCGATATCTCTTACGATGACTTCATCCGTACAACCGAAGACAGGCATAAAGAGGGTGTGGAGAAAATCTTTAAGCGCCTTCTTGATCAAGGAGATATTTACCTTGGCGAGTATGAAGGCTGGTACTGTACGCCGTGTGAATCCTTCTTCACTGAGACTCAGCTTGTCGACGGAAAATGCCCGGACTGCGGAAGAGAAGTAAAGCGCGTAAAGGAAGAGAGCTATTTCTTTAATATGAGCAAGTATGCGGACAGGCTTCTTCAGTTCTATGAAGAGAATCCGGAGTTCATTCAGCCGGAATCCCGCAAAAATGAGATGATCAATAACTTTATCAAGCCTGGATTAGAGGATCTCGCGGTTTCCCGTACGTCTTTCGACTGGGGTGTGAAGGTGCCCGGCAATCCGAAGCATGTTATCTATGTGTGGATTGACGCGCTTTCCAATTATATTACAGCGCTCGGTTATGGATCAGAAAACGATGAAAAGTATAAAAAATTCTGGCCGGCAAATGTTCATCTCGTCGGTAAAGAGATCGTCAGGTTCCATACGATTTACTGGCCGATCATGCTAATGGCACTGGACCTTCCACTTCCCAAAAAAGTCTTTGCCCACGGCTGGCTGCTTATGAAGGACGGAAAAATGTCCAAATCCAAAGGAAACGTTGTCGATCCTGTAACCTTGATTGACCGATATGGACTGGATGCCCTGCGCTACTATCTTCTCCGTGAAGTTCCTTTTGGTTCTGACGGCGTGTTTACGCCTGAAAGCTTTGTAGACCGGGTGAACCATGACCTTGCCAATGACCTGGGCAACCTTGTGAACCGTACGGTGGCGATGATCAATAAGTACTTTGACGGAGCGATTCCTGTTTATGAAGGGAATGTAACGGACTTTGACCAAACGCTTGTTGATTTTGTTCAAAACACTGTGAAAAAAGCAGAAGAATCTCTGGAGAACATGGAGTTTTCAGTAGCTTTAAGCAGCATATGGCAATTGATCAGCCGCACGAATAAATATATCGATGAAACCCAGCCTTGGATCCTAGCAAAAAATGAAGAAGACAAAAAGGCTCTGGCAGCAGTCATGTACCATTTGGCGGAGTCCATCCGTATTGTTTCCGTACTGATTCAGCCGTTTCTTACGAATGCGCCTGCGAAAATCTGGGGACAGCTTGGGATCCAGGAAGGTGAGCTTACAGACTGGAACACCGTTTATGAATTTGGTAAACTGCCTGAAGGAACGAAGGTACAAAAAGGAAATCCAATCTTCCCTCGTCTTGAAACTGAGGAAGAAGTGAGCTATATTCAGCAGTCTATGGGTGGTGCACCTGCTGCAGAGCAAGAAGAGAAGGCACCGGAAGCCATCGTTGAAAAAGAAGAAACAGCTGAGATCTCGATTGATGATTTTATGAAAGTTGACCTTCGAGTGGCTCAAGTCATCGAGGCGGAACCAGTTAAAAAAGCGGACAAACTCTTGAAGCTTCAGCTAGATCTCGGTTATGAGAAAAGGCAGGTAGTCTCAGGTATCGCAAAGTATTACCGACCTGAAGATTTGGTAGGACAAAAAGTCATTTGCGTCACCAACCTTAAACCGGTAAAACTCCGGGGAGAACTGTCAGAAGGCATGATCCTCGCTGGTTCAGCCGGAGATCAGCTGACTCTGGCAACGGTCGATCAAAGCTTGCCGAATGGATCAAAAATCAAATAA
- a CDS encoding TatD family hydrolase yields the protein MFDTHAHLNAIQFEEDLEEVIQRALDEGISHIVVVGFDRPTIKGAIKLADTYDFIYAAVGWHPVDAVDMTPEDLQWIEELAAHPKVVALGEMGLDYHWDTSPEDVQKDVFRQQIQLAKKVKLPIIIHNRDATQDVVDILKSEGAEEVGGIMHCYSGSLEVAKQCLDMNFYISFGGPVTFKNAKKPKEVAKEIPIDRLLIETDCPYLSPHPLRGKRNEPSYVKYVAEAIAELREMPLEDLVKKTSDNARQLFGINR from the coding sequence ATGTTTGATACACACGCACATTTAAATGCAATTCAGTTTGAAGAAGATCTTGAAGAGGTAATACAAAGAGCTTTGGATGAAGGAATTTCACATATTGTTGTCGTTGGGTTTGACCGGCCGACAATCAAAGGCGCTATAAAGTTGGCTGATACATATGATTTTATCTATGCAGCTGTAGGATGGCACCCCGTGGACGCGGTGGATATGACACCGGAAGATTTACAGTGGATCGAAGAACTCGCAGCTCACCCCAAAGTGGTGGCTTTAGGTGAGATGGGGCTGGATTACCATTGGGATACATCACCGGAAGATGTTCAGAAAGATGTCTTTCGCCAACAGATTCAACTTGCTAAGAAAGTGAAGCTTCCGATTATTATTCATAATCGCGATGCGACACAGGATGTCGTTGATATTCTTAAAAGCGAAGGTGCCGAGGAAGTTGGCGGAATCATGCACTGTTACAGCGGCAGCCTGGAGGTTGCTAAACAGTGTTTGGACATGAACTTCTACATTTCTTTTGGCGGGCCAGTTACATTTAAAAATGCCAAGAAGCCAAAAGAAGTGGCGAAAGAAATCCCGATCGACCGGCTCCTTATCGAAACGGATTGTCCTTACCTAAGTCCCCATCCGCTCAGGGGCAAGCGAAATGAACCATCATATGTAAAGTACGTAGCTGAGGCTATCGCCGAGTTAAGAGAAATGCCTCTGGAAGATTTAGTTAAAAAAACTTCCGACAATGCCAGACAATTATTCGGCATCAATCGCTGA
- the ispE gene encoding 4-(cytidine 5'-diphospho)-2-C-methyl-D-erythritol kinase has translation MNDNKISIKAPAKINLSLDVLGKREDGYHEVKMIMTTVDLSDRVELTLLEEDRITIESTGGFVPLDQRNLAYQAALLLKKTFGVKKGVGIHIAKNIPVAAGLAGGSSDAAAALKGLNEIWKLGLSLDELAVLGAKIGSDVSFCVYGGTAIASGRGEHIQHIKAPPPCWVLLAKPPIGVSTAEVYRRLDTKTIDHPDIDAMVHAIETNNYEGVCGQLGNVLETVTLPLYPEVKQIKDQMHRLGADGVLMSGSGPTVFGLFQHESRVNRVYNGLRGFCHEVYAVRLLGEGQEDFKY, from the coding sequence ATGAATGATAATAAGATATCCATCAAGGCTCCGGCAAAAATCAATTTGTCTCTGGATGTTCTAGGTAAACGGGAAGATGGGTACCACGAAGTAAAAATGATTATGACGACGGTAGACCTCTCTGACCGTGTGGAACTGACACTCCTTGAGGAAGATCGAATAACGATTGAATCTACAGGCGGGTTCGTCCCTCTCGATCAGCGGAACCTGGCTTATCAAGCAGCTTTGCTTCTCAAGAAGACCTTTGGGGTTAAAAAAGGAGTCGGGATCCACATTGCTAAGAATATTCCTGTTGCAGCTGGACTTGCAGGGGGGAGCAGCGATGCAGCCGCGGCATTAAAAGGCCTGAATGAGATCTGGAAACTCGGACTTTCTCTGGATGAACTGGCTGTACTTGGGGCGAAGATCGGTTCTGACGTATCCTTTTGTGTTTACGGCGGTACGGCTATCGCTTCTGGCAGAGGGGAACATATACAGCATATTAAAGCGCCGCCGCCTTGCTGGGTGCTGCTTGCCAAACCCCCGATCGGTGTATCGACTGCTGAAGTGTACCGAAGGCTTGATACAAAAACCATTGATCACCCTGACATTGACGCGATGGTTCATGCGATTGAAACGAATAATTATGAAGGTGTCTGCGGCCAGCTAGGAAACGTTCTCGAAACGGTTACACTTCCCCTTTATCCGGAAGTAAAGCAGATCAAAGATCAAATGCATCGGCTCGGTGCAGATGGCGTGCTCATGAGCGGAAGCGGCCCAACCGTTTTTGGACTGTTTCAGCATGAGTCGCGGGTTAACCGTGTGTACAACGGCCTGAGAGGTTTTTGCCATGAAGTTTACGCTGTACGTCTGCTGGGCGAGGGACAGGAAGACTTTAAATACTAA
- the spoVG gene encoding septation regulator SpoVG, protein MEVTDVRLRRVNTEGRMKAIASITIDHEFVIHDIRVIDGNNGMFVAMPSKRTPDGEFRDIAHPITSSTREKIQNAVLTEYHRMGEMESAFEEAGAS, encoded by the coding sequence ATGGAAGTGACTGATGTAAGACTTAGAAGGGTAAATACAGAAGGACGTATGAAAGCGATTGCTTCGATTACGATCGATCATGAATTTGTTATCCATGACATTCGTGTGATTGATGGGAATAACGGTATGTTCGTTGCTATGCCTAGCAAAAGAACACCGGATGGGGAATTTAGAGATATCGCTCACCCGATTACGTCCAGCACACGCGAAAAGATTCAAAACGCGGTGTTGACAGAATATCACAGAATGGGTGAAATGGAATCTGCTTTTGAAGAAGCAGGGGCATCCTAA